The genomic window GCCCCAGCTCTGGGCCCGAGTGGGCGCTTGTTAACTGATGGCACCACCCGCCCCTCTCTGTGCCCCCTTCCCCCGGCCCCTCTCTGTGCCCCCTTCCCCCGGCCCCTCTCTGTGCCCCCTCCCCCGGCCCCTCTCTGCCCCACGTAGGCGATGCTGACATGCGGTCTGCCTTTCCCGTGCAGAGCTGCTCCCGGGGCCGCCATGATCGAGCTGGTGGCCGAGCTGAGCCGGGGCCCCGTGTTTCTGGCTGGGGAGGCGCTGGAGTGCGTGGTGACTGTCACGAACCCCTTATCTCCCACGGCCACCTCGGCGTCCAGGTACTCACCGCGGACGGGCTCTGCCGCGCCTGTGGCCTCGGGACGGGCCCTTCTTGGTTAAGGTGTCTATTTCGTGTATGTCCCCCACATAGCCATGTGCGGACCTGGGGTGTCTCCCTTgagaagaatataaaatcttgagggcagggacacttatttttgtctttgaacccTGAGCACCAGCACTCTGCACCCTTCCTGGTATATAGATACTTAGCAAATTTTTGTTGATTAGTTGACCGTTTTGGTTGTTACACCCTAATCTTTGTGGAGAGTGATGTTCCCGACACTGGACACCCCTTCTGAGATTAAGACTTCTAAGACAGTTGCTTTCTGGAAGTTCTTTGAGGCCTGTGGTTTTCAGGAGCAGGTGTTTTATGTGACTTCAGGATAGAGCTCAGGAGATCAGGGTTCCCTGGGACTGGAGTAAGGggtggtgaggggaggggaggggcatgGGCATCCACAGAGTTTGTGGGGATCAAAGACCTGCCTTCTGTAATACTTGTCCCTTCACCAACAGTGAAGCATTGGCCTGGGCCAGTGCCCAAATACACTGCCAGTTCCATGCCAGTGAGAGCCGTGTGGCACTGCCCCCCCCAGACTCCAGCCAACCAGATGTCCAGCCTGAGAGCCAGACTGTGTTCTTGCCACATCGAGGTTAGGGACACGTATCTTTTGTTACTCAGGGCATGGAATCCGCCTTGACTCGATCCTTGTTATCTGAGGAAGTTGGTATTGCTCTATAGGGGTTGGGTAGTGCTGGGGGTATTGTTGCTGTCTCCCGGAAGAGTAGCAGGAAGTGTCAGTATCAGACTCTTTGCCCTTGTCCCCTGGGGTGGTGACTGTCAAAGTCACATGGAGGTGAGATGACATGCCCTGTCATACACTTGTGTGTGACTGTAACATGGGAGGGGTCACTGATGATGCTTGTCACCCAGGACGACAGTAAAATTATTGGATTGCATACCCCTATCATGGCCAAAGGAAAGGATGGCCTAGGAATTGCATGGCATCCTAAGTACAAATGGTGTCATCACTGCTTGGCATCCCCTCCCCACTACTTTCATGGCTTCTTCTGTCCCTGACTTTGTATTTTTCAGTCTCATCCAGTTCTACTGGTCTCCTCTCTCCAGGTGAACGGGGTCAATGCATCCTATCTACTCCTCCAAAGATTCTATTCTGTGACTTGAGGTTAGACCCTGGAGAATCCAAATCCTGTGAGTagtgtgcttttcttttttttaataacctcCACATGCTTCCCCATAGCCTGACAGGATTAGGCATACTTTTTCTTATTCCTGACTTTTCCCTACCTAGATTCCTATAGTGAAGTACTTCCCATGGAAGGGCCACCATCTTTTCGGGGTCAGTCTGTCAAGTATGTCTACAAGCTGACTATTGGCTGCCAGCGGGTCAACTGCCCCATCACTTTGCTTAGGGTTCCACTAAGGGTGCTCGTGTTAACTGGTGAGTGGCAGGGTCattggagagaaagggaatggtAGAGAAGACATTAGTCTTTGGGGTATGAAAGGGGAAGGACTTAAGGGAAGCTTCTCATTTTCACTAAAGGTGCTATAGAATGGTAAGGATTGGGGTTCCCATGATCTCTTCCCATGTTGGAGCTTTCTGTGTTTCCAGGTACTACCTCTTCACTATTCTGTTCCTTTATAGTTTCACTATTACTTGTATCTCTCTGACACTTTGCCATCTGTTCTGTAGACCCACATCTCCCTAATCTGTTTCCAATCCCCCAGTACTTCTCAACCAACAACCTTGGTTAACTCTTCCAATATACCCCATTCCCTGGCCCATTCCCTTACATACTTTATCCCAAATTCTTTCCCCAGGCTTCCAAGATGCCCTGTTCCCCCAGGATGAGGCTGTGGCTCCATCCAGCCCATTcctggaagaagaagaagtaggtAGAAAGGACTCACGACTAGCAGAATTG from Notamacropus eugenii isolate mMacEug1 chromosome 1, mMacEug1.pri_v2, whole genome shotgun sequence includes these protein-coding regions:
- the RGP1 gene encoding RAB6A-GEF complex partner protein 2 isoform X2 yields the protein MLTCGLPFPCRAAPGAAMIELVAELSRGPVFLAGEALECVVTVTNPLSPTATSASSEALAWASAQIHCQFHASESRVALPPPDSSQPDVQPESQTVFLPHRGERGQCILSTPPKILFCDLRLDPGESKSYSYSEVLPMEGPPSFRGQSVKYVYKLTIGCQRVNCPITLLRVPLRVLVLTGFQDALFPQDEAVAPSSPFLEEEEVGRKDSRLAELAGEFLMAATSRRSLYLYNISDGRGKVGTFGIFKSVYRLGEDVIGTLNLGEGTVACLQFSVSLQTEETVQPEYQRRRGASGAPSVSHVTHARHQESCLHTTRTSFSLPIPLSSTPGFCTAIVSLKWRLHFEFVTSREPGLALLPPMEQPEPVVWTGPEQVPVDTFSWDLPIKVLPTSPTLVSYAAPGPSASSVTI
- the RGP1 gene encoding RAB6A-GEF complex partner protein 2 isoform X3, which translates into the protein MIELVAELSRGPVFLAGEALECVVTVTNPLSPTATSASSEALAWASAQIHCQFHASESRVALPPPDSSQPDVQPESQTVFLPHRGERGQCILSTPPKILFCDLRLDPGESKSYSYSEVLPMEGPPSFRGQSVKYVYKLTIGCQRVNCPITLLRVPLRVLVLTGFQDALFPQDEAVAPSSPFLEEEEVGRKDSRLAELAGEFLMAATSRRSLYLYNISDGRGKVGTFGIFKSVYRLGEDVIGTLNLGEGTVACLQFSVSLQTEETVQPEYQRRRGASGAPSVSHVTHARHQESCLHTTRTSFSLPIPLSSTPGFCTAIVSLKWRLHFEFVTSREPGLALLPPMEQPEPVVWTGPEQVPVDTFSWDLPIKVLPTSPTLVSYAAPGPSASSVTI